From a region of the Apteryx mantelli isolate bAptMan1 chromosome 20, bAptMan1.hap1, whole genome shotgun sequence genome:
- the LOC136993824 gene encoding olfactory receptor 14C36-like — translation MSNGSSLHEFLLRAFADTREMQLLHFSLFLSIYLAALLGNGLIITAVACDHHLHTPMYFFLLNLSILDLGSISVTVPKSMANSLWNTRTISYSGCVAQVFSLFFLFSAEYSLLTVMAYDRYIAMCKPLHYGTVMGSRACVKMAAAAWASGFLYAGLHTANTFSLPLCQGNVVEQFFCEIPQILKLSCSDFYLREVGAHAFGASLILGCFVFIVLSDVQIFTAVLRIPSEQGRHKAFSTCFPHLAVVSLFVSTAVFAYLKPSSISSPVLDLVVAVLYAVVPPAVNPLIYSMRNKDLKDALRKLVQWVQYQHQ, via the coding sequence ATGTCTAATGGCAGCTCCCTCCACGAGTTCCTCCTCCgagcatttgcggacacacgggagatgcagctcttgcacttctcactgtttctgagcatctacctggctgccctcctgggcaacggcctcatcatcacagctgtagcctgtgaccatcacctccacacccccatgtacttcttcctcctcaacctctccatcctcgaccttggctccatctctgtcactgtccccaaatccatggccaattccctctggaacaccaggaccatttcctactcaggatgtgttgcccaggtcttttccctctttttcttattttcagctgagtattctcttctcactgtcatggcctatgaccgctacatcgCCATGTGCAAACCCTTGCACTATGGCAcagtcatgggcagcagagcttgtgtcaaaatggcagcagctgcctgggccagtggttttctctatgctggcctgcacactgctaataccttttcactaccactctgccaaggcaatgtcgtggagcagttcttctgtgaaattccccagatcctcaagctctcctgctcagacttctacctcagggaagttggagcTCATGCATTTGGTGCCTCTttaattttggggtgttttgttttcattgtgctgtccgacgtgcagatcttcacagctgtgctgaggatcccctctgagcagggacgacacaaagccttttccacatgcttccctcacctggccgttgtctccctgtttgtcagcactgcggtgtttgcctacctgaagccttcctccatctcttctccagttctggatctggtggtggctgttctctacgcagtggtgcctccagcagtgaaccccctcatctacagtatgaggaacaaggatctcaaggatgctctgaggaaactggttcaatgggtacagtatcagcaccaataa